In Deferribacter desulfuricans SSM1, the following are encoded in one genomic region:
- the purQ gene encoding phosphoribosylformylglycinamidine synthase subunit PurQ — MKAGVVVFPGSNCDHDCYHVLKHVCGFDTSFIWHKETDVSNYDLIVLPGGFSFGDYLRCGAIASKSPVMDAVYNYAEKGGLLLGICNGFQVLTEAGLLPGALLKNRSLKFICKFVYLRVENNFTPFTNLYSIGEIIKIPIAHMEGNYYIDEEGLNELKENSQIVFKYCDEYGEISKESNPNGSIENIAGIINKRGNVLGMMPHPERAAESILGSKDGLYLFKSAIDYIKEG, encoded by the coding sequence ATGAAAGCTGGTGTTGTAGTTTTTCCTGGTTCAAATTGCGATCATGATTGTTATCATGTTTTAAAACATGTGTGTGGATTCGATACATCTTTTATCTGGCATAAAGAAACTGATGTAAGTAATTATGATTTAATTGTACTACCTGGCGGGTTTTCTTTTGGTGATTATTTAAGGTGTGGTGCTATTGCAAGTAAATCGCCAGTTATGGATGCTGTTTACAATTATGCAGAAAAAGGCGGTTTGCTACTTGGAATTTGTAATGGTTTTCAGGTATTGACAGAAGCTGGACTACTCCCAGGTGCACTATTAAAGAATAGGTCATTAAAATTTATTTGTAAATTTGTTTATTTAAGAGTAGAAAATAATTTTACACCTTTTACAAACCTTTATTCTATTGGTGAAATTATAAAAATACCTATTGCGCATATGGAAGGGAATTATTATATCGATGAAGAAGGTTTAAATGAATTGAAAGAGAATTCACAAATTGTGTTTAAATATTGTGATGAGTATGGCGAAATATCAAAGGAATCTAATCCTAACGGTTCAATAGAAAATATAGCTGGTATAATCAACAAAAGAGGGAATGTCTTAGGGATGATGCCTCACCCTGAAAGAGCTGCAGAATCGATTTTAGGCAGTAAAGATGGACTTTATCTATTTAAGAGCGCAATTGATTACATAAAAGAGGGTTAA
- the purS gene encoding phosphoribosylformylglycinamidine synthase subunit PurS has translation MPKVRVQVKLKDTVLDPQGQTVLGSLNKLGYEFVNDVRVGKIIELDVENIDNLDQKIVEVCEKLLVNPIVEEYSYEIIED, from the coding sequence ATGCCAAAAGTTAGAGTTCAGGTAAAATTAAAAGATACAGTTCTTGATCCACAAGGGCAGACTGTTCTTGGTTCTTTAAATAAATTAGGATATGAATTTGTAAATGATGTGAGAGTTGGTAAGATAATTGAATTGGATGTGGAAAATATAGATAATTTAGATCAGAAGATTGTAGAAGTTTGTGAAAAGTTGCTTGTAAATCCAATTGTAGAAGAGTATAGCTATGAAATAATAGAGGATTAA
- a CDS encoding GntR family transcriptional regulator: protein MAIRDFSIDNAPLSEKIAETIRDYILKGVLKPGERLTEPKLSDILGISRTPIREALRLLEMDGFVEIVPRRGAVVTEITDKDVDEIFILKIRLESLAAKLAVNNMTDVDIDRLEEYNNKLERFYNNKNVAGMIKANSDFHDFFIRKSENQRLIKFLESLLSQFKRATAYSFTETGRIGNVIEEHKEILKAFREKDADLVEKLVEKHIQNGWNFIRSRVSKKRQ, encoded by the coding sequence ATGGCAATTAGAGATTTTAGTATTGATAATGCGCCTTTAAGTGAAAAAATAGCAGAAACAATTAGAGATTATATATTGAAAGGTGTTTTAAAGCCTGGGGAAAGATTAACAGAGCCAAAACTTTCTGATATCTTAGGGATAAGTAGAACTCCCATTAGAGAAGCTCTAAGATTATTAGAAATGGATGGTTTTGTTGAAATTGTCCCAAGGAGAGGTGCTGTTGTTACAGAAATTACTGATAAGGATGTTGATGAGATATTTATTTTAAAAATAAGACTTGAATCCCTTGCAGCAAAACTTGCTGTGAATAATATGACCGATGTGGATATCGACAGATTAGAAGAGTATAATAATAAGCTTGAGAGATTTTATAATAATAAGAATGTTGCTGGTATGATTAAAGCAAATAGTGATTTTCATGATTTTTTTATTCGTAAGTCAGAAAACCAGAGATTAATAAAATTTTTAGAAAGCTTGTTATCTCAGTTTAAAAGGGCAACTGCATATTCTTTTACTGAAACTGGTAGGATAGGTAATGTAATAGAAGAGCATAAAGAGATATTAAAAGCTTTTAGAGAAAAAGATGCAGATTTAGTGGAAAAGTTAGTGGAAAAGCATATCCAGAATGGATGGAATTTTATTAGATCAAGAGTTTCTAAGAAAAGACAGTAG
- a CDS encoding GntR family transcriptional regulator, with protein sequence MEDILETKPLREKIADRIRADIIKGVYKDGERLIEPKLAENLGISRTPVREALRQLENEGFIEIIPRKGAVVKRMTLDDVDNLYMIKANLEGLAARQAIKYISDNDIKEMERLNERFLLLAKRDEDVVEEYLKYNVDFHNVFIQLSKNDKLIEILEGLSKNFQRIKGMLISKSERALKAYNEHLEIIKAFQSRDPNKAEMKVRWHIENSWQYIKERMLSDGN encoded by the coding sequence ATGGAAGATATTTTGGAGACTAAACCATTAAGAGAAAAGATTGCCGATAGAATAAGAGCTGACATTATAAAAGGGGTATATAAAGATGGTGAGAGGCTAATCGAACCTAAATTGGCTGAAAATCTTGGTATTAGTAGAACCCCTGTAAGGGAGGCTCTGAGGCAGTTAGAAAATGAAGGTTTTATAGAAATAATTCCGCGTAAAGGTGCAGTAGTAAAAAGAATGACCTTAGATGATGTGGATAATCTGTATATGATTAAAGCAAATTTAGAAGGGTTGGCTGCTAGACAGGCTATAAAATATATATCTGATAATGATATTAAAGAGATGGAAAGACTAAATGAAAGATTCCTCCTTTTAGCAAAAAGGGATGAAGATGTTGTAGAAGAATATTTAAAATATAATGTTGATTTTCATAATGTTTTTATACAATTGTCAAAAAATGATAAGCTTATTGAAATATTGGAAGGTTTATCAAAGAACTTTCAGAGAATAAAAGGGATGTTGATTTCTAAAAGTGAGAGAGCATTGAAAGCTTACAATGAACATTTAGAAATAATTAAAGCTTTTCAGTCAAGAGACCCAAATAAGGCAGAAATGAAAGTTAGGTGGCATATTGAGAATAGCTGGCAATATATTAAAGAAAGGATGTTGAGCGATGGCAATTAG
- a CDS encoding patatin-like phospholipase family protein produces MFKKVKRNISLALGSGSAKGLAHIGVIEYLLEKGYNITAIAGSSIGSVIASYFVFNKLDFYKNFVLSLDKKKVFSLFDINFLPTKGLIDGDKICEFFMESLGKVKIEESPIPLYIVATDLETGKPVIFTKGQLTKAVRASISIPGIFSTVNINGQILVDGGVSNPLPISVLSENKHKNIIAVNLNSKIKPNGFNKSPNIISTFYRAFSIMNYYQSECIINNATYHKVIEPNLDNVGMFDYHLAKDIMQEGYNAAKRTLEE; encoded by the coding sequence ATGTTTAAAAAAGTTAAAAGAAATATTTCCCTCGCTTTAGGAAGTGGTTCAGCAAAAGGTTTAGCCCACATCGGTGTAATAGAATACTTATTAGAAAAAGGTTATAATATTACAGCTATTGCAGGCTCAAGTATAGGTTCTGTCATAGCATCTTATTTTGTATTTAATAAATTAGATTTTTACAAAAATTTCGTTCTCTCACTTGATAAAAAAAAGGTATTTTCACTTTTTGATATAAATTTTTTACCAACAAAAGGTTTAATCGATGGTGATAAAATATGTGAATTTTTCATGGAAAGTTTAGGCAAGGTAAAAATTGAAGAATCACCTATACCCTTATACATTGTTGCAACAGATTTAGAAACAGGAAAACCAGTTATTTTTACCAAAGGGCAGTTAACCAAAGCTGTTAGAGCAAGTATTTCTATACCTGGAATATTTTCAACAGTTAATATCAATGGACAAATTTTAGTTGATGGAGGTGTTTCAAATCCATTACCAATATCTGTTCTTTCAGAAAATAAGCATAAAAATATTATTGCTGTTAATTTAAACTCTAAAATCAAACCAAACGGATTCAATAAATCTCCCAATATTATTTCGACTTTTTATCGTGCTTTTAGTATAATGAATTATTATCAATCTGAATGCATCATCAATAATGCTACATACCATAAAGTTATTGAACCAAATTTAGATAATGTAGGAATGTTTGACTATCATCTTGCAAAAGATATTATGCAGGAGGGTTACAATGCAGCAAAAAGAACCCTTGAAGAATAA
- a CDS encoding SDR family NAD(P)-dependent oxidoreductase, which produces MQQKEPLKNKNILITGATDGIGKNLALRLAKKGHNLIIHGRNEEKLSRLKNDLEKYDIKVSIVLADFSNLKDTYNAFTKLTNLSISILVNNAATFSKQLTFTKDGYELTYQVNYLSHFLITHILLENLTSSEEAKIINVSSMAHSNYINLDEIRNHIFPTGFEAYAVSKLCNIIFTFKLHRYFTEKKINNITVNSLHPGVLNTKLLVNNWGAIGSDPENGAKMIEFVMNQPIEISGKYFSDYKEEKPSQIAFDTKIQDELYEISINQLMKAGIQINKLQ; this is translated from the coding sequence ATGCAGCAAAAAGAACCCTTGAAGAATAAAAATATATTAATTACAGGTGCTACAGACGGTATTGGTAAAAATTTAGCGTTAAGACTAGCTAAAAAAGGGCACAACCTAATAATTCACGGTAGAAATGAAGAGAAGCTAAGCAGACTAAAAAATGATTTAGAGAAATATGACATAAAAGTATCGATTGTACTTGCAGATTTTTCTAACCTAAAAGATACTTATAATGCTTTTACAAAACTAACTAATTTAAGCATTTCTATATTAGTCAACAATGCTGCAACTTTTTCAAAACAATTAACTTTTACCAAAGATGGCTATGAATTAACATATCAGGTAAATTACCTGTCCCATTTTTTAATCACTCATATTTTACTTGAAAATTTAACATCCTCTGAAGAAGCAAAGATAATAAATGTTTCATCTATGGCTCATTCAAATTATATAAATTTAGATGAAATCAGAAATCATATCTTTCCAACCGGTTTTGAAGCGTATGCAGTTTCTAAACTCTGCAATATAATTTTTACTTTTAAATTACATAGATATTTCACAGAAAAAAAGATTAATAATATTACTGTAAATAGCTTACACCCTGGTGTTTTAAATACTAAATTATTAGTGAATAACTGGGGAGCAATAGGCTCTGATCCAGAAAATGGTGCTAAGATGATTGAGTTTGTAATGAATCAACCTATAGAAATATCTGGCAAGTATTTTTCAGATTACAAAGAAGAAAAACCTTCACAAATTGCATTTGACACAAAAATTCAAGATGAATTATATGAGATATCTATTAATCAGTTAATGAAAGCGGGTATACAAATAAACAAGCTACAATAA
- a CDS encoding FmdB family zinc ribbon protein, which translates to MPIYEYKCEKCGEIFELMESIHSDVYERKCSKCGGTAKRIISLSTFHLKGTGWYVTDYKNNNGGGSNTTKTSTSCDTKSDSCSTCAAAAAQNN; encoded by the coding sequence ATGCCAATATATGAATATAAGTGTGAAAAGTGTGGTGAAATTTTTGAGTTGATGGAAAGTATTCACTCTGATGTTTATGAAAGAAAGTGTAGCAAATGTGGTGGTACAGCTAAGAGGATCATATCTTTATCAACTTTTCATCTTAAAGGAACTGGTTGGTATGTGACAGATTATAAGAATAATAATGGTGGTGGAAGCAATACCACAAAAACCTCAACATCTTGTGATACAAAATCAGATAGTTGCTCAACTTGTGCTGCGGCAGCGGCACAAAATAATTAA
- a CDS encoding molybdopterin-dependent oxidoreductase has protein sequence MSRSTGMGKIFINDKPYDFKEGETVLDVARRNDIYIPVMCYLKDITPTGACRLCLVEVEGLEKPVASCVTYAIDGMKVYTDTETVWKQRKRNLEFILIKHPLDCPVCDKAGECMLQDTTYEFGINEESVKSTKPNKPKFDWDMIIHDANLCVLCERCVKVCHEIAGCSALKIEERGFNNLITTVNESGLDCDFCGLCVDFCPVGALLDKPYKHSVRNWDLEYVETSCNYCPVGCSVKYGKHENVIYKSEKGENSYICSLARYAYKYTEHSDRVKTPLVKENGEFKSIEWNAAIDVVKSKLDEVLDRYGKDSVAFVLGSRLSNEALYNYKKLAESIGCEKIVTDVAFYNQKFFNDYYEKFETYDVVGKLEDIKRSDLIFVIGADLQRESLGYKWFLTNGVVHNDSKLVTIGLKRYEYDYYTDVSIVADYGNFANEFEKIKNDDDQIYKDIREYISKAKNVTFIVGNEFLEAEANYKSVFAFVDYIGHDNLNGFFYTFDKPNINAMFNLNLFNRYDVDKLTNEIEDGKIKFLFVADFYPFDTKGYYKKLRNAINKVDYFISADLFLNDFNKNAFAILPVLAHLESEGTYITVDGRVIKYVKVIEPEVDAKSDVEIAYLLGFSKGINLESYSKAVWDNCIKGKFGYPDINYDEVNGLVYKNKTYKVNNTDYKYIEEPKGTKEVFVNAKYHNNHLSTKAAIEKKSDETYRKYYFDVDRSVLVGENAKCDRNLCSLSKGIAKGIVLVPKN, from the coding sequence ATGAGTAGGAGTACTGGTATGGGTAAAATTTTTATAAATGATAAGCCTTACGATTTTAAAGAGGGTGAAACAGTTTTAGATGTCGCAAGAAGAAATGATATCTATATACCAGTTATGTGTTATTTGAAAGACATCACTCCTACTGGTGCTTGTAGATTGTGTCTTGTTGAAGTTGAGGGGTTGGAAAAACCTGTTGCATCCTGTGTAACTTATGCCATAGATGGGATGAAAGTTTATACAGATACAGAAACTGTTTGGAAACAGCGTAAAAGAAATCTTGAGTTTATACTTATTAAACATCCTCTCGATTGTCCAGTTTGTGATAAAGCTGGAGAATGTATGTTGCAGGATACAACTTATGAATTTGGTATAAACGAGGAGTCTGTAAAATCTACAAAACCTAATAAGCCCAAGTTTGACTGGGATATGATTATTCACGATGCTAATTTGTGTGTTTTATGCGAAAGGTGTGTTAAAGTATGTCATGAAATTGCAGGGTGTAGTGCTTTGAAAATTGAGGAGCGGGGATTTAACAATCTCATTACTACAGTCAATGAATCTGGATTAGACTGCGATTTTTGCGGTCTTTGTGTTGATTTTTGCCCTGTTGGGGCATTGCTTGATAAACCTTATAAACATAGTGTTAGAAATTGGGATTTAGAGTATGTTGAAACTTCTTGTAATTATTGCCCTGTAGGGTGCTCGGTAAAATATGGCAAGCATGAAAATGTAATATACAAAAGTGAAAAAGGGGAAAATAGTTATATTTGTTCTCTTGCAAGATATGCTTATAAATATACTGAGCATAGCGATAGGGTAAAAACTCCTCTTGTTAAAGAGAATGGCGAATTTAAGTCTATAGAGTGGAATGCTGCTATTGATGTGGTAAAATCAAAGCTTGATGAAGTTTTGGATAGATATGGTAAGGATAGTGTTGCATTTGTTTTAGGGAGTAGGTTATCAAATGAAGCACTGTATAATTATAAAAAGTTAGCTGAATCTATTGGATGTGAAAAGATTGTTACGGATGTAGCTTTTTATAACCAAAAGTTTTTTAATGATTATTACGAAAAGTTTGAAACATATGATGTTGTAGGGAAGTTAGAGGATATTAAAAGATCAGATTTGATTTTTGTTATTGGAGCTGATTTACAAAGGGAGTCTTTAGGATATAAGTGGTTTTTAACAAATGGTGTAGTTCATAACGATTCAAAATTGGTTACAATTGGATTAAAGAGATATGAATATGATTATTACACAGATGTTTCTATTGTTGCTGATTATGGAAACTTTGCAAATGAATTTGAAAAGATAAAGAATGATGATGATCAAATATATAAGGATATTAGAGAATATATTTCTAAAGCAAAAAATGTAACATTTATAGTTGGCAATGAATTTTTAGAAGCTGAAGCTAATTATAAATCAGTTTTTGCATTTGTTGATTATATAGGTCATGATAATTTGAATGGCTTTTTCTATACATTCGATAAACCAAATATAAACGCTATGTTTAATTTAAACCTTTTTAATAGATATGATGTTGATAAGTTAACTAATGAGATTGAAGATGGTAAGATTAAGTTTCTGTTTGTTGCTGATTTTTATCCATTTGACACTAAAGGTTATTATAAGAAGTTAAGAAATGCGATAAATAAAGTAGATTACTTCATTTCAGCTGATTTATTCTTAAACGATTTTAATAAAAATGCATTTGCTATTTTACCAGTTTTAGCTCATTTGGAGTCTGAGGGGACTTACATTACTGTTGACGGTAGAGTCATCAAGTATGTAAAAGTGATAGAGCCAGAAGTAGATGCTAAATCAGATGTTGAAATTGCATATTTATTGGGATTTTCAAAAGGGATAAATCTTGAATCATATAGTAAAGCTGTCTGGGATAATTGTATTAAAGGTAAATTTGGATATCCTGACATTAACTATGATGAAGTTAATGGACTTGTTTATAAGAATAAAACTTATAAAGTTAATAATACTGATTATAAATATATTGAAGAACCAAAAGGGACAAAAGAAGTATTTGTTAATGCTAAATACCACAACAATCATCTTTCTACAAAAGCTGCTATTGAGAAAAAGAGTGATGAAACATATAGAAAATATTATTTTGATGTAGATAGGTCTGTCTTAGTGGGTGAAAACGCTAAATGTGATAGAAATCTTTGTAGTTTATCTAAAGGGATTGCAAAAGGGATAGTATTAGTTCCAAAAAATTAG
- a CDS encoding dihydropyrimidine dehydrogenase subunit A: MAKVYYGFWNDQLIDNREKPYEEWSEAPIKIDENFNGKKLKVFVNWNGFLVFDKDVNILDVLTEYMFEISSYGCCGRCFPGRMGTRILAEQLQKIKNDGFKKEDIELAYDIAYSIYVSAKCTVAPTSTVPVRQFLKNFMEDKFETLDSAENKDLNYVKHLTAPCTAGCPANVKIPEFIEAIKDHRYLEALKIIRTTMPLPGVCGRVCPHPCESNCRRGLIDDPVNIMVLKRTPWDYEYYHHKEPDIERIREEDTGKKVAIVGAGPAGLTAAYYLAIVGHQVKIYEMLPEPGGMVAVGIPDYRQPRHLLRREVEIVQSLGVEIQYNTKLGRDIFLKDLKQKYDAVLLAIGAFKSRDMGVEGEKEGYEGVMDSGIGFLRRVALGEEVKIGNRVVVVGGGNTAIDCVRTALRLGSEDVNLVYRRSRAEMPAEDYEVADAEEEGVKFHFLCNPVKLIAENGKLVGVECVRMQLGEPDESGRRRPEPIPGSNFVIECDTIIPAIGQFPDLDFLSEEDGIKVTRWNTIAVKEDLYMTDVPGIFAAGDCEWGPATVVKAIGAARWAAKMINRYLMEGEPYLTDQEKLELTLYRNKVFDKNERIQETHTIPRVHQEKLPPEVRVRNFEEIEKPYTESQAYLEATRCLRCVRMAMIGLEK, from the coding sequence ATGGCAAAAGTTTACTACGGTTTTTGGAATGATCAACTTATTGATAATAGAGAAAAACCATATGAGGAGTGGAGTGAAGCTCCTATCAAAATTGATGAGAATTTTAACGGTAAAAAATTAAAAGTTTTTGTAAATTGGAACGGGTTTTTGGTTTTTGATAAAGATGTCAATATCCTTGATGTTTTGACTGAGTATATGTTTGAGATAAGTAGTTATGGTTGCTGTGGTAGATGTTTCCCAGGTAGGATGGGTACAAGGATTTTGGCTGAACAACTTCAAAAGATTAAAAATGATGGATTCAAAAAAGAGGATATAGAATTAGCTTATGATATAGCTTATTCTATTTATGTTTCAGCTAAATGTACTGTTGCGCCTACTTCAACTGTGCCAGTAAGACAGTTTTTGAAAAATTTTATGGAAGATAAGTTCGAAACTTTGGATTCTGCAGAAAATAAAGATTTGAATTATGTTAAACATCTTACAGCACCTTGTACAGCTGGATGTCCTGCAAATGTAAAAATTCCAGAGTTTATTGAAGCGATAAAAGATCATAGATATCTTGAAGCTTTAAAAATTATTAGAACAACGATGCCTCTTCCTGGTGTTTGCGGTAGAGTTTGTCCTCACCCATGTGAGTCAAATTGTAGGAGAGGGCTTATCGATGATCCTGTGAATATTATGGTATTGAAAAGAACACCATGGGATTATGAATATTATCATCATAAAGAGCCTGATATTGAAAGGATTAGAGAAGAAGATACCGGTAAAAAGGTTGCTATTGTGGGTGCAGGCCCTGCTGGCTTAACTGCTGCATATTATCTTGCAATTGTGGGGCATCAGGTAAAAATCTATGAAATGTTGCCAGAACCTGGAGGGATGGTAGCAGTTGGTATCCCTGATTATAGACAACCAAGACATTTGCTTAGAAGAGAAGTAGAGATTGTTCAATCTTTAGGAGTAGAAATACAATATAACACAAAGCTTGGTAGAGATATTTTTCTTAAAGATTTAAAGCAGAAATATGATGCAGTTTTGCTTGCAATTGGTGCTTTTAAAAGTCGTGATATGGGTGTTGAGGGTGAGAAAGAAGGTTATGAAGGAGTAATGGATAGCGGTATTGGGTTTTTGAGAAGAGTTGCTTTAGGTGAAGAGGTAAAAATAGGTAATAGAGTTGTTGTGGTTGGTGGTGGTAATACAGCTATTGACTGTGTAAGGACTGCGTTGAGATTGGGTAGTGAAGATGTTAATCTTGTATATAGAAGGTCAAGAGCAGAAATGCCAGCTGAGGATTATGAAGTGGCTGATGCGGAAGAGGAAGGTGTAAAGTTTCACTTTTTATGTAATCCTGTTAAACTTATAGCTGAAAATGGAAAGCTCGTTGGTGTTGAATGTGTTAGAATGCAACTTGGTGAGCCTGATGAATCTGGTAGAAGAAGACCTGAGCCAATTCCAGGGTCTAATTTTGTAATAGAATGTGATACGATTATACCAGCTATTGGACAGTTCCCTGATCTAGACTTTTTAAGTGAAGAGGATGGTATAAAAGTTACAAGGTGGAATACGATAGCTGTTAAAGAAGATTTGTATATGACTGACGTACCGGGTATTTTTGCAGCTGGTGACTGTGAATGGGGACCAGCAACTGTAGTTAAAGCTATTGGTGCTGCAAGATGGGCTGCTAAGATGATCAATAGATATTTGATGGAAGGTGAGCCTTATTTGACTGATCAAGAGAAGTTGGAATTGACACTTTATAGAAATAAGGTATTTGATAAAAACGAAAGGATTCAGGAAACTCATACGATTCCAAGGGTACATCAAGAAAAATTGCCTCCAGAAGTGAGAGTTAGAAATTTTGAAGAGATTGAAAAACCGTATACTGAAAGTCAAGCTTATTTAGAAGCTACAAGATGTTTGAGATGTGTAAGAATGGCAATGATAGGTTTGGAGAAATAA
- a CDS encoding DUF4412 domain-containing protein codes for MKQVNLFLTLLLFLLYPLVSTSGVILTAHQNNTTTKDYIEGKWLKSVTGNFEFIFNGSKKTAYLVNHKEKSVTITTQEDLAKMKKFSAMMGNSFGYTNQKPPKITTKVVKIGRKRIAGCNTTGYKIYSDNSDVEEVYFCNDSKLIKSFNTALANDLKEFSSFNESQDIYNYNLKKYGIPFLIKDVKRNQIIYEVKNVEYKKLKSSTFSYPKNYKIIRTADMFKQIPQIPQGLPGNIPNIPGQY; via the coding sequence ATGAAACAGGTTAACTTATTTTTAACATTATTACTATTTTTACTTTATCCATTAGTTTCAACTTCAGGTGTTATTTTAACAGCACACCAAAATAACACAACAACAAAAGATTATATTGAAGGAAAATGGTTAAAGAGTGTTACTGGTAACTTTGAGTTCATTTTTAATGGCTCTAAGAAAACAGCGTATTTAGTAAATCATAAAGAAAAATCTGTCACAATCACTACACAAGAAGATTTGGCCAAAATGAAAAAATTTAGTGCAATGATGGGAAACAGTTTTGGCTATACCAACCAAAAACCACCTAAAATAACAACTAAAGTAGTAAAAATCGGAAGAAAAAGAATAGCAGGTTGTAATACCACTGGCTATAAAATATATTCCGATAACAGCGATGTTGAAGAAGTTTACTTCTGCAATGATTCAAAATTAATAAAAAGTTTTAACACAGCTTTAGCAAATGACTTAAAGGAGTTTTCTTCTTTTAACGAATCTCAGGACATATATAATTATAATTTGAAAAAATATGGTATACCTTTTCTTATTAAAGATGTAAAACGAAACCAAATTATTTATGAGGTAAAAAACGTTGAATATAAAAAATTAAAAAGTTCAACTTTCAGTTACCCCAAAAATTACAAAATAATTAGAACAGCTGATATGTTTAAACAAATTCCACAAATACCACAAGGTTTGCCAGGGAATATCCCAAACATACCAGGTCAATATTGA